Genomic window (Kangiella profundi):
AATGAACTTGATGAGGATTGTTTTTTCCTCAATTTGGTCCCACATACACTGCAAGAAACCATTGCAGATAGCTATCAGGTGGGAACCAAGGTCAATTTGGAAATTGACCTCATTGCTCGTTATTTAGAGCGCTTGATGCAGACCGGAGCTGTTAAACCTCAATAAATGTGTGAGAGATATGCAATTAAATAGCATCGAAGAAATTATTGAAGATATCCGTCAGGGCAAGATGGTCATTTTGATGGATGATGAAGACCGTGAAAACGAGGGTGATCTGGTCATGGCGGCCAGTCAGGTTCGTCCAGAAGATATCAATTTTATGGCGCGTTTTGGCCGTGGGTTGATTTGTTTGCCCATGACGCGGGAGCGTTGTGAGCAGTTGAATCTGCCGCTGATGTCACAACAGAATGGTGCGCGTTTCAGTACCAACTTTACGGTGTCCATTGAAGCGGCAGAAGGTGTTTCTACCGGTATTTCTGCAGCTGACCGTGCGCGAACCGTGCAGATGGCGGTGGCTCCGAATGCCAAGCCAACCGATATTGTTCAGCCCGGACACATCTTCCCAATCATGGCTAAACCTGGTGGTGTGCTTAATCGAGCGGGCCATACTGAGGCCAGTTGTGATTTAGCTCGATTGGCAGGTTTTGAACCAGCTGCTGTCATCGTTGAGATCTTGAATGAAGATGGCACCATGGCTCGTCGCCCTGATCTGGAAAAATTCGCTCAGGAACACAACCTGAAAATTGGAACCATTGCGGATCTTATTGAATACCGTTCCACCAAAGAGAAAACGGTAGAAAAGGTGAGTGAGTGTCATTGGCCAACTGAGCATGGAGAGTTTCGTCTTCACACCTATCGCGATACGATTGATGGCCAGGTGCATTTCGCTCTAGTTAAAGGTAATCCAAAAAACGACACTTCTACGTTAGTACGTGTTCACTTAACTGATAGCCTTGGCGACTTGTTGGAAGCTCAACGTGGTAGAAAACCTGGCTGGGGTTTAAGTAAAGCTATTGAGCGTATTGCCAAAGAAGGTGAGGGCGTAGTGGTTGTGCTTGCCAATAAAGAATCCAGCGAGGAAGTGCTTAACCGCATTCGCCGCTTTGAGCAGGAAGATAAAGGGGAACCTTTAACTCAGGAGCAAAAGCGTCAGAAAAAACGCACCGTCGGAATCGGCTCGCAAATTCTGGCTGATTTAGGCGTTCATAAGATGCGCTTACTCAGTTCGGGTAGTCAATATACCGGCCTGGCTGGTTATGGCCTTGAGATAGTTGAGAACATAACGCCAGAGCAGTAATTCTAGAGTTAGGACTAAAAAAAATCCCGCCAGATGGCGGGATTTTTGTTTGAAGGTTACCCAATGAGGATTATTTCTTTATATCTCTGTCATAACTTAGTCTTTTCGCTGCATCCAGAGTTAACATTTGCATGAAAGCCTTGGTTTCTGAGTCAGAACCAGTTGGAGTGTTGCCATTACTACCGAAAACATTGGTTGGAACCTGACGTTTTGCAAAGGCATCCGCCCAAAGCTTTTGAATTTCAATCTCGGCCTCAAGCTTTTGTGCCAAAGCATTATCCGCTTCTAGAATCACTTTTTTCTGATAGGCTTCCGCATCAGCAAGAGTCCGTTTAGTTTCTGCTTCAATACGAGCTTTTTCCAGTTGGATTTCGGCAGTGACTTTTTGAATTTCAGCCTGTTCCTTGAATTTTTGAGCTTCGGTCAGAGCCAATTGCTTTTCAGTTTCAGCATCTGTAGTTTTCTGGATCTGATTTACCTTGGCTTCGGCCTGACGTTCGGCAACTTCACGCTCACCGCGGGCAATAGCTAACAAGCGTTGCTCTTCTTCCTGAATGCGTTGTTCTCGTGCTATTGCACGATCGGCAGAGGCTTTT
Coding sequences:
- the ribBA gene encoding bifunctional 3,4-dihydroxy-2-butanone-4-phosphate synthase/GTP cyclohydrolase II; translation: MQLNSIEEIIEDIRQGKMVILMDDEDRENEGDLVMAASQVRPEDINFMARFGRGLICLPMTRERCEQLNLPLMSQQNGARFSTNFTVSIEAAEGVSTGISAADRARTVQMAVAPNAKPTDIVQPGHIFPIMAKPGGVLNRAGHTEASCDLARLAGFEPAAVIVEILNEDGTMARRPDLEKFAQEHNLKIGTIADLIEYRSTKEKTVEKVSECHWPTEHGEFRLHTYRDTIDGQVHFALVKGNPKNDTSTLVRVHLTDSLGDLLEAQRGRKPGWGLSKAIERIAKEGEGVVVVLANKESSEEVLNRIRRFEQEDKGEPLTQEQKRQKKRTVGIGSQILADLGVHKMRLLSSGSQYTGLAGYGLEIVENITPEQ